GAGCAACACCGCCGAGCGATAGCAACGGAACAGGAAGCGGCGACAGTAGCAGTGGACCAACACCGCCAAGCGATAACAGCGGAACAGGAAGCGGCGATAGCAACGGTGGAGCAACACCGCCGAGCGATAGCAACGGAACAGGAAGCGGTGACAGCAGCAGTGGAGCAACACCGCCAAGCGATAGCAGTGGAACAGGAAGCGGTGACAGCAGTGGTGGAACAACGCCACCGAGCGATAACAGTGGAGACGATTCAAGCTCGATTCCTGGCGGTAGTATTGATGACGTTATGATTCCTTAATAAGGGAAATGCAGGAAGTACAAGGGTGTATAGAAGGGGACGATTCCGCACAGATTTTTGTCTGCGGCGGGCGTCCCTTTTTGCATGGGCAGCGCTTCTAATACAGCTGGGTAGAATAACCGATACTAGAAGATAGATGATATTGAAAAGAGCGGAGAATTTATGAAAAAACAGGGTGTTTTATTTTTTATTATACTTCTGCTTGCGGTTGCGTTGCCGGTGTATCCGTTAGTGTCGGGTGTTTTATCCGGGAACAGTCATTGGAAAGCTCACAACGGCGTTATTGATTTGCGTAATTGGGACCCCAAAAAGGAAGGCCCTGTACAGCTGGGAGGGGAATGGGAATTTTATCCCAATCAGCTTGTGCAACCTCCATCCTTTCATGGAATACAAGATAAGGATTGGGAAAATCATCAGAGTTCTTCAGAGTTGGGGATGGAAACGAGATCTCCTGCCAAGATTGTGGATGTGCCTGGTAGATGGAATCAGTGGATGCCTGAGGGACAGGCGACGGGATATGGCACCTACCATGTCCGTCTACTGTTACCTGAAAAAGTGGAAAATCTGTATGGCATCCATATGCAAAATATTCGCAGCTCCAGCCGAGTATGGATTGACGGAGCAGAGGTGGGGGCGAGTGGTATTCCCTCTGTTTCAGCCGACAAGGGCGAGCAGGGCAATGCTCCCTATGTTGGATTTGCAGCGGTAGATGGACATTCGGCTGATATTACCGTGCATGTAGCTAATTATAGCTATTCCTCCGGTGGGATCATTTATCCGCTGTTGTTTGGGGATTATGCCAGTATTACGCATAGCCGGGAAGTAGCGATGGCGGAGGACACCGTACTGGTAGCAGGATTTTTTATCCCTACCGTATTTTTTATCATGCTGTACCTTTTACGTAAAAAAGAGAAGGCACTGCTTTACTTAGCATGCTCTTGCATCGCGGCATTATTTTACATTCTGACACATGGAGAGAAGCTGCTAGCCTGGGGAATACCAGATTTACCTTATGAATGGATACTAAAAATACAGTCGTTCTCTTCAACGCTGTTCTACTATTTTCTGATCCGCTATGTTCATCTTTCGACGCAGATTGTTATGAATCGGATCGTGCTGCGCTTCTATCATATTACAACCGCACTGATGCTGGGTATGGGGCTATTTTTGCCTACATTGGTACTCTCATCCTTTGAATTGTTTATTCTTCTTTTTGGTGTAGTCAGTGTGGGATACGTGTTACTAATCTTGATTCGTGGGCTTCTTCAACAGACGGATGACGCTGCACTGCTAGTCATTAGTATTATGAGCATTCTTATGATTGTAGTGACTAGTTTTGTGTATATTCTGGGCTGGGGAGATGTACGTGGGGTGACAGCCTATGAAATGCTCATATTCGTATTGGCTCAAACGCTGCTGCTGGCCAAACGTTTTGTACATTCGTTTATGGAGGTTGAGAACCTGTCACGACGATTGCTCACACTGGATGGGTTGAAAAACGAATTTCTGGCGAACACGTCACATGAACTGCGCACTCCTCTGCATGGAATTATTAATATCGCTCAATCCATGCTAGACCGCTACGGGACACAATTCAATGAGCCGCAAAAGCACAATTTGGCCTTGATTGCGAATGTAGGACGCAGACTTTCTTATTTAATTAACGATATTCTGGATTTTTCTAATTTGAAAAATGGCAGATTAGCCTTAAATCGTCGGCCTGTCAATGTACAGGCAGCTGTGAATTCCGTGCTTGAGGTATTGGGGCATACGGTGGGTAAGAAAAAGCTTCAATTCGTCAAAGAATGGCCCAGTTCGTTGCCCAAAGTAGATGCGGATGAGGATCGGCTGATTCAGATTTTATACAATTTGTTGGGTAATGCGGTGAAATTTACGGAGGAAGGCAAAATCGTAATCTCTGCCAAAGCGGGGACCCGTGAAATGGAAATCAGTATAAAGGATACCGGCTCCGGTATTGCCCAGGAGCATCTTTCGCATATATTTGAACCTTTTAACCGAGGGGCGAATGCTGAGGATGAAGGATACAGTGGGACAGGGCTTGGATTAGGCATAGTCCGTCGTCTGGTGGAACTGCATGGGGGTCATATCCGGGTAGAATCTAGATTAGGTAAGGGTTCGACCTTTTATTTTATACTGCCCTTGGCGCAGACCGGAACGTTGGGACATGAAGCTCAAAAAGATGTTTCGCCTGCGGTTATATTGCAGCCTGGCGTGACGTCGGGTCAGAATGTGATTCCGCATGAAGAGGATGCACTGGAGCGAGTCCAGACTGTCCCTTACAAAGTGCTGGCTGTAGATGACGACGAGGTTAACCTTCGGGTGCTGGAGGAACTATTATATGCCACAGGTTGTAGCGTGGTGGCTGTGGATCATGCCGAGGAGGCACTTCACATGCTGAATGGCCGTACCCGATTTGACCTGGTCATTACGGACTGGATGATGCCGGAAATGTCCGGTATTGAGCTGTGCCGACGGATAAGGGAACGGTATTCCCTGTCCGAGCTACCGGTGTTGCTCCTGACGGCACGCGATCTGCCCGGCGATATCCGCGCAGGTTTTATGGCCGGAGCGAATGATTTTCTACGTAAGCCTGTTGATGCTGAGGAATTAAAGGCACGTGTGCGCACGCTGCTGAACATGCGCCATTCAGCGGAGGAAGCGGTGCGTTCTGAAATGGCCTTTTTACAGGCACAAATCAAGCCGCATTTTCTGTACAATGCCTTGAATGTCATTGTTTCCACCGTAGCCGTAGACCCGGACAAAGCAGCGGAGCTGCTCATGGAGCTAAGCCAGTATTTGCGGGGGAGCTTTGATTTTCAGAACAGGGAGAATACGGTACCGTTATCCAAGGAGCTGGAATTGGTAGAATCGTATGTGGCACTGGAAAAAGCACGATTTGAAGAACGTTTGCAGGTAACCGTAGAGGTAGGGAGGAACATCCGGTCGCTCATCCCGCCGTTAAGTATTCAACCCATCGTGGAAAATGCGATACGGCATGGTGTGATGCAACGGGCAACAGGTGGAACCGTGCGAGTGGTTGTGCAGGAGGATGGAACCGATTTTGTGGTCAGCGTGACCGATGACGGCGTAGGGATTCCACCGGAGCGACTGGAACAACTGCTGTCGGATGATCATATATCTTCCAGCGTGGGACTGCGTAATATCCATCGCCGTCTTATCCATATGTATGGAGAAGGACTGCGGATTGAAAGTAATCCTATGCAAGGGACGACGGTAAGCTTCCGTGTGCCGGAAACGATTTCGCCCCGGAATACCGATGAATAAAAAAAGTACAGTACATTCGTCGGAAAAGCTAATGTCACGCCCGCGACGATACGATATATAAAATATAAGAGATTAAAATTCGTAAGGATAAAGCAGATAGCATGTAGATAGAGCATCATGATGGATGGTTGCAGCAGGAAGGGAGCACGGACACAAATGAAGGCGATTTTGATTGATGATGAGAGGTCGGCATTAACCTACTTGGAACGGTTGCTGGAGGCGGACGGACGGTTAACGGTAATGGGGAAATATACGTCTGCACAAGCGGGGCTGGATCATCTGGCGTCAGAACGTGCGGATATTGTTTTTATAGATATCGGAATGCCAGAGATGAACGGTCTGGAGGCCGCCGAGTGGATTCAACAGCTGGATTCCCATATTCATATCGTCTTTGTGACCGCGTACTCGGAATATGCTATTGAAGCGTTCGAGCTGCAAGCACTGGATTACTTGTTAAAGCCTGTTCATGCCCGGCGGCTATCCAAAACGATAGATCGGATTGCAGCCACGCTGGCTGATTCCCGTTCTTCCAGCAAGGGAATTGCGGGAGAGCAATCCCCCAAGGTACGTTGTTTTCAAAAGCTTGAAATTTTGGAGGTTGGACAGGAAGCAGTAGGAGCGAAACCACTCAAATGGCGCACATTAAAGTCACAGGAGCTATTTTCCTTTTTACTACACCATGAAGGGGAATGGGTGAGCAAAGAACAATTGCTGGATGCGCTGTGGCCTGAATATCATTTGGACAAGGCTGTTGTTCACCTGCACACGTCCATTTATCAAATTCGCAAGGCGTTGAAAGAACGGATGCAAGATACGAAGCTGGAATACAATCTGGATCGCTACCGCTTGAACCGCAATGGCTGGATTACAGATGTGGAGCTATTCGAGCGGGGAATATCCGAATGGGCTGCATCCGGTAGCGGCGGTACGCCGCGTATTGATAGCCTGTTGGCTCTATACCGTGGCAACTACCTGGAGGAGCACGATTACCCGTGGGCGTATGCAAAAAGGGAGAAGCTGCGCAGTATGTATCTGGCATGTGCTTCTGAGCTGGCGAGAGAAGAGCTTCGCTCAGGTCGTACCCGGCAGTCTGTTCAGCGCTTGCTCAGCCTACAGCAGCGGGAGCCGTACTCAGACGATATCTGCAGTCTGCTGCTGACCGCCTATGCCCAACTGGGCGATTATACCGCTGCGCAAAAGCATTATGAAAGCTTCGTCAGAATATTGGAAGATGAGTTGGGTATTGAACCGCAGCAGGTGACGCATCAGTTATACGTGCAATTAAAAACACAGACGCTACCTGCGTAAACGGCTGTACTGGCTCAGGTCGTATGAATAGGCCAACCGGAGATTACTGGTTGGCCTATTCTATTGGAGATTCTACGAGGGAGGCAGCCGGGAGAATGTGATAGCGCTGCTTTTTAGTTTTCACAACCGT
The Paenibacillus peoriae DNA segment above includes these coding regions:
- a CDS encoding ATP-binding protein, with amino-acid sequence MKKQGVLFFIILLLAVALPVYPLVSGVLSGNSHWKAHNGVIDLRNWDPKKEGPVQLGGEWEFYPNQLVQPPSFHGIQDKDWENHQSSSELGMETRSPAKIVDVPGRWNQWMPEGQATGYGTYHVRLLLPEKVENLYGIHMQNIRSSSRVWIDGAEVGASGIPSVSADKGEQGNAPYVGFAAVDGHSADITVHVANYSYSSGGIIYPLLFGDYASITHSREVAMAEDTVLVAGFFIPTVFFIMLYLLRKKEKALLYLACSCIAALFYILTHGEKLLAWGIPDLPYEWILKIQSFSSTLFYYFLIRYVHLSTQIVMNRIVLRFYHITTALMLGMGLFLPTLVLSSFELFILLFGVVSVGYVLLILIRGLLQQTDDAALLVISIMSILMIVVTSFVYILGWGDVRGVTAYEMLIFVLAQTLLLAKRFVHSFMEVENLSRRLLTLDGLKNEFLANTSHELRTPLHGIINIAQSMLDRYGTQFNEPQKHNLALIANVGRRLSYLINDILDFSNLKNGRLALNRRPVNVQAAVNSVLEVLGHTVGKKKLQFVKEWPSSLPKVDADEDRLIQILYNLLGNAVKFTEEGKIVISAKAGTREMEISIKDTGSGIAQEHLSHIFEPFNRGANAEDEGYSGTGLGLGIVRRLVELHGGHIRVESRLGKGSTFYFILPLAQTGTLGHEAQKDVSPAVILQPGVTSGQNVIPHEEDALERVQTVPYKVLAVDDDEVNLRVLEELLYATGCSVVAVDHAEEALHMLNGRTRFDLVITDWMMPEMSGIELCRRIRERYSLSELPVLLLTARDLPGDIRAGFMAGANDFLRKPVDAEELKARVRTLLNMRHSAEEAVRSEMAFLQAQIKPHFLYNALNVIVSTVAVDPDKAAELLMELSQYLRGSFDFQNRENTVPLSKELELVESYVALEKARFEERLQVTVEVGRNIRSLIPPLSIQPIVENAIRHGVMQRATGGTVRVVVQEDGTDFVVSVTDDGVGIPPERLEQLLSDDHISSSVGLRNIHRRLIHMYGEGLRIESNPMQGTTVSFRVPETISPRNTDE
- a CDS encoding response regulator, with product MKAILIDDERSALTYLERLLEADGRLTVMGKYTSAQAGLDHLASERADIVFIDIGMPEMNGLEAAEWIQQLDSHIHIVFVTAYSEYAIEAFELQALDYLLKPVHARRLSKTIDRIAATLADSRSSSKGIAGEQSPKVRCFQKLEILEVGQEAVGAKPLKWRTLKSQELFSFLLHHEGEWVSKEQLLDALWPEYHLDKAVVHLHTSIYQIRKALKERMQDTKLEYNLDRYRLNRNGWITDVELFERGISEWAASGSGGTPRIDSLLALYRGNYLEEHDYPWAYAKREKLRSMYLACASELAREELRSGRTRQSVQRLLSLQQREPYSDDICSLLLTAYAQLGDYTAAQKHYESFVRILEDELGIEPQQVTHQLYVQLKTQTLPA